Proteins from one Camelina sativa cultivar DH55 chromosome 8, Cs, whole genome shotgun sequence genomic window:
- the LOC104709410 gene encoding myrosinase 1-like: MGELNATGYRFSFAWSRILPQGKRSRGVNQGGIDYYNSLIDGLIARNITPFVTLFHWDLPQTLQDEYEGFLNRPIIDDFKDYADLCFEKFGDRVKHWITINQLYTVPTRGYALGTDAPGRCSPTHDIRCYGGNSSTEPYIVAHHQLLAHATAVDLYRTKYKDQGGMIGPVMITRGFLPFDDTPESKEATYRSKEFFHGWFMEPLTKGKYPDIMRKLVGERLPEFTETEAKLVKGSYDFLGLNYYFTQYAQNDDTVVPWDEHTAMMDSKAVLTYKNAKGEPIGPLFSKGAYYYPKGIYDVMEYYKNKYGDPLIYITENGISSPGDQPLDEAMADYKRIDYLCSHLCFLRKVIKEKGVNVRGYFAWSLGDNYEFCNGFTVRFGLSYVDFNNVTADRDLKASGKWFQQFINVSSNDPADQDLLRSSLPFKNRDRKRLADA, encoded by the exons ATGGGCGAACTCAATGCTACTGGCTACAGATTCTCCTTCGCGTGGTCAAGAATCCTTCCAC AAGGAAAGAGGAGTAGAGGAGTGAACCAAGGTGGTATTGACTACTACAACAGTCTTATAGACGGCCTCATAGCAAGGAATATAACGCCGTTCGTTACCCTCTTTCACTGGGACCTTCCTCAAACACTACAAGATGAGTATGAAGGTTTCTTGAACAGACCGATCAT TGATGATTTCAAAGATTACGCGGATCTATGTTTCGAAAAATTTGGTGATAGGGTAAAGCACTGGATAACAATCAACCAGCTTTACACAGTACCTACGCGAGGATATGCATTGGGAACAGATGCACCTGGTCGATGTTCTCCTACGCATGATATAAGATGTTACGGCGGAAACTCGTCAACCGAACCCTATATCGTTGCACATCACCAGCTTCTTGCTCATGCCACGGCCGTGGATCTTTACAGGACAAAATATAAG GACCAAGGAGGGATGATTGGACCTGTGATGATAACTAGAGGGTTTCTTCCGTTTGATGACACTCCAGAGAGCAAAGAGGCAACTTATCGGTCTAAAGAATTTTTCCATGGATG GTTCATGGAGCCGCTAACAAAGGGTAAATACCCAGACATCATGAGGAAACTTGTGGGTGAACGGCTTCCAGAGTTCACCGAAACAGAAGCCAAACTTGTAAAgggttcatatgattttcttggTCTCAACTATTACTTCACTCAGTACGCCCAAAACGATGACACAGTAGTTCCTTGGGACGAACACACTGCTATGATGGACTCAAAAGCAGTTCTCACAT ATAAAAATGCAAAGGGTGAGCCCATTGGTCCATTG TTCAGTAAAGGAGCCTATTACTACCCAAAAGGCATTTACGACGTAATGGagtattacaaaaacaaatatggtgACCCTTTAATATATATCACCGAGAACG GAATTAGTAGCCCCGGTGATCAACCGCTTGACGAGGCTATGGCCGATTACAAGAGGATTGATTATCTATGCAGTCATCTTTGTTTTCTCCGTAAGGTCATCAA GGAGAAGGGTGTCAACGTGAGAGGATACTTTGCTTGGTCTCTTGGGGATAATTACGAATTCTGCAATGGCTTTACCGTCAGATTTGGACTCAGTTACGTTGATTTCAACAATGTCACCGCTGATAGAGACCTCAAAGCATCTGGGAAATGGTTCCAGCAGTTCATAAACGTTAGCTCCAATGACCCTGCCGACCAAGATCTCCTCCGCTCTAGCCTCCCCTTCAAGAACCGTGATCGGAAGAGGCTCGCAGATGCATGA